Proteins encoded within one genomic window of Aerococcus viridans:
- a CDS encoding acetyl-CoA carboxylase biotin carboxyl carrier protein — MKMDNIKELIQLMKDNHLKSLKVKDGDLEIELEAHSNYSNKVVESSSSPETNLEKSVPKDSKLIEIRSTQIGTFYTQPDEDSTDTFVKVGDKVTSGDQIGLIEIMKLFNEVRVDHSGVIEEILVTNGELVEYDQVLMLLRTEEE, encoded by the coding sequence ATGAAAATGGATAATATAAAAGAATTAATCCAATTGATGAAAGATAATCATCTAAAAAGCTTAAAAGTAAAAGATGGGGATTTAGAAATTGAATTAGAAGCTCATTCTAATTATTCAAATAAAGTGGTTGAATCGAGCAGTTCTCCAGAAACAAACTTAGAGAAAAGTGTGCCCAAAGATTCAAAACTAATTGAAATTCGTTCAACACAAATTGGAACTTTCTATACTCAGCCGGATGAAGATAGTACAGATACATTTGTTAAAGTAGGCGATAAAGTAACAAGCGGGGATCAAATTGGACTAATCGAAATTATGAAGTTATTTAATGAGGTTCGTGTAGACCATTCAGGAGTGATAGAGGAGATTTTAGTCACAAATGGTGAGCTGGTTGAGTACGATCAAGTATTGATGCTGCTTAGAACAGAGGAGGAGTAA
- a CDS encoding helix-turn-helix domain-containing protein produces MYSYEERMKAVKLYIKYEHSLASVIHELGYPSSKALYKWFKEYEENGDLSKTSKRKRWNVNTLLNRKYKV; encoded by the coding sequence ATGTACTCTTACGAAGAAAGAATGAAAGCTGTAAAACTTTACATCAAATACGAACACTCTTTGGCGTCAGTCATTCATGAATTAGGCTATCCTTCTTCAAAAGCTTTATACAAATGGTTTAAGGAATATGAAGAGAATGGTGATCTTTCTAAGACTTCAAAAAGAAAACGTTGGAATGTCAACACATTATTGAACAGAAAATATAAAGTGTAA
- a CDS encoding M42 family metallopeptidase, protein MFQKEQTLNFLEELLIINSPTGYTKDAIDFLRESIEELGFKTTTTPKGNLMVKVEGQDSTITRGLSAHVDTLGLMVRSINADGTLALTKLGGPLTPTLDGEYCEIITRDGQLYTGTILSKSPSIHVFKDAATKDRDIDSLMVKIDERVESKEDVQKLGIQNGDIIAYEPKVMITESGFIKSRFLDDKASVSVLVSILTWIKENNVTPTTNLTFIFSTYEEVGHGAAWIPENITELLAVDMGCIGDDLDCDEYDVSICVKDSSGPYDYDLTTKLANYAKQKELNYALDIYPMYGSDASAALGGGANIRAALIGPGVSSSHGMERTHVDALENTFKLIQGYVSSF, encoded by the coding sequence ATGTTTCAAAAAGAACAAACACTGAATTTTTTAGAAGAATTACTAATTATTAATAGCCCAACTGGCTATACAAAAGATGCAATTGATTTTTTAAGAGAATCAATTGAAGAGCTAGGATTCAAAACTACAACTACACCAAAAGGAAACTTAATGGTAAAAGTTGAAGGACAAGATTCAACTATCACACGTGGATTAAGTGCTCACGTAGATACACTAGGATTAATGGTTCGTTCGATTAATGCTGATGGGACACTTGCCTTAACAAAGTTAGGTGGACCATTAACTCCAACTCTTGATGGTGAATATTGTGAAATCATTACTCGAGATGGTCAATTATATACTGGAACTATTCTATCTAAATCACCATCTATTCATGTTTTTAAAGATGCGGCAACTAAAGATCGTGACATTGATAGTTTAATGGTTAAGATTGACGAACGTGTCGAAAGTAAAGAAGATGTTCAAAAACTTGGAATTCAAAATGGTGATATTATTGCATACGAACCAAAAGTTATGATTACAGAATCTGGTTTTATTAAATCACGCTTCTTAGATGATAAAGCGTCAGTATCGGTCTTGGTATCTATTTTAACTTGGATAAAAGAAAACAATGTGACACCAACGACTAACTTAACGTTCATTTTTAGTACATATGAAGAAGTAGGACATGGTGCAGCTTGGATTCCAGAAAACATTACAGAGCTTCTAGCTGTTGACATGGGATGTATCGGTGATGATTTAGATTGTGATGAATATGACGTTTCAATCTGTGTGAAAGATTCATCTGGACCTTATGATTATGATTTAACGACTAAATTAGCTAACTATGCTAAACAAAAAGAGCTAAATTATGCTTTAGATATTTATCCAATGTATGGTAGTGATGCTTCTGCAGCTTTAGGTGGGGGAGCAAATATTCGTGCTGCTTTAATTGGACCAGGTGTATCAAGTAGTCACGGTATGGAAAGAACACACGTGGATGCACTAGAAAATACATTTAAATTAATTCAAGGATATGTTTCATCGTTTTAA
- a CDS encoding DUF6448 family protein: MRNDGRTSDWRCAKALAEENSSYIAKWVLPEREEDIEGIFAQVMEVRDDSPEAQKLADQYLFENLVRIHSEIFI; the protein is encoded by the coding sequence CTGCGAAACGATGGACGGACCAGTGATTGGCGATGCGCAAAAGCGCTCGCGGAGGAAAACTCTAGCTACATCGCGAAATGGGTATTGCCTGAACGGGAAGAAGACATTGAGGGTATCTTTGCTCAGGTGATGGAAGTGAGAGATGATAGCCCTGAGGCTCAGAAATTAGCCGATCAGTATCTCTTCGAGAATCTGGTCCGTATCCATTCAGAAATTTTTATCTAG
- a CDS encoding CPBP family intramembrane glutamic endopeptidase yields the protein MVCCQPLSCAFAGISLYPSRRGPSPSIELSTNRRSWLLSFATYVVAAIPVEEVARRGFALLHLQKRYSAFVASMIIGVLWAVWHAPLLFNLDNVMSTYPLLPWFVDAMMDSVIYVWLYNSIKGSVFLLVLYHALSNTLGGFAGWSTATASIVIAALLLLIYKPATISANSRKYSLSD from the coding sequence GTGGTATGTTGCCAGCCTCTTTCTTGTGCTTTTGCTGGCATTTCCCTCTATCCGTCAAGACGGGGGCCTAGCCCAAGCATTGAGCTCTCGACCAATAGGAGGAGCTGGCTGCTTTCCTTTGCCACCTACGTCGTTGCGGCTATCCCGGTGGAGGAAGTAGCCAGGCGGGGGTTCGCGCTCCTGCACCTGCAGAAGCGCTATAGCGCCTTTGTCGCGAGCATGATCATCGGTGTCCTCTGGGCAGTCTGGCATGCTCCGCTCCTGTTTAATTTGGACAATGTCATGTCCACGTATCCGCTGCTGCCTTGGTTTGTCGACGCGATGATGGACTCAGTTATTTATGTTTGGCTCTACAATTCCATAAAGGGGAGCGTCTTTCTCTTGGTTCTTTACCATGCCTTGTCTAATACTTTGGGAGGTTTCGCGGGCTGGTCCACTGCTACTGCGAGCATCGTAATCGCCGCCCTCCTGCTCCTTATCTACAAACCGGCCACCATCTCGGCGAATAGCCGAAAGTATAGCCTTTCGGATTAG
- a CDS encoding biotin-dependent carboxyltransferase family protein, which yields MAFYIQEAGILSTFQDLGRYGHQSTGISPAGVLDYKSAILANQLVGNNINEAVIEMNFTGISFDVMKDTVISVVGAEMRIDINGRQYTGGKAIKLAKGDQVKFGKTLNGIRSYLAVAGGFHLKKELGSYSTHLRTAMGGHQGRPLQKGDLIAYNGKSNHTFPYYSNEKVGDTRTIRIITGPNYDDLTIEAKESLTKTPYKITRSSDRMGIRLEGIALKTTDGVHDILSEPTQLGNIQVPKNGQPIILLNDRQTTGGYKRMATVAKIDLPKLVQIPPEEEIYFELIELDDAVSLYKDEMNKLLNNDYLKIDSEHSDYRRITAEKVKTILMR from the coding sequence ATGGCATTTTACATACAAGAAGCAGGTATTTTATCCACCTTTCAAGATTTGGGCCGTTATGGTCATCAGTCGACAGGTATTTCACCAGCAGGCGTTTTAGATTACAAAAGTGCAATACTAGCAAACCAGTTAGTTGGCAATAACATTAATGAAGCGGTTATCGAAATGAATTTTACAGGAATTTCTTTTGATGTGATGAAGGATACGGTTATAAGTGTTGTCGGTGCTGAAATGCGTATCGATATAAATGGGCGACAATATACTGGTGGAAAAGCCATAAAACTCGCTAAAGGAGATCAGGTAAAATTTGGAAAAACTTTAAATGGTATCCGTTCATATTTAGCAGTTGCTGGAGGATTTCATCTAAAAAAAGAATTAGGTAGTTATTCGACTCACTTACGTACAGCAATGGGGGGTCATCAAGGTAGACCGCTTCAAAAGGGTGATTTGATAGCTTATAACGGAAAGAGTAATCATACATTTCCTTACTATTCAAATGAAAAAGTAGGAGATACCAGAACGATACGAATTATTACAGGTCCTAATTATGATGACTTAACGATAGAAGCTAAAGAATCATTAACTAAAACCCCTTATAAGATAACGCGGAGTAGTGATCGAATGGGTATCCGTTTAGAAGGAATAGCTTTAAAAACAACTGATGGCGTTCATGACATCCTCTCAGAACCAACCCAGCTTGGGAATATCCAAGTACCTAAAAATGGTCAACCGATTATTTTATTGAATGATCGACAGACCACAGGTGGATACAAGCGGATGGCTACCGTCGCAAAAATAGACTTACCTAAATTAGTACAAATACCACCAGAAGAAGAAATCTATTTTGAGTTAATCGAATTAGATGATGCAGTTTCACTATACAAAGATGAAATGAATAAATTATTGAACAATGACTATTTAAAGATTGATTCAGAACATAGTGATTACCGAAGAATTACTGCTGAAAAAGTTAAGACAATTTTAATGAGGTGA
- a CDS encoding YkoF family thiamine/hydroxymethylpyrimidine-binding protein, translating to MSKKEYVSYGSCAVGVPGSKEGIAGIRFNLAPMSDDFVDIILSSLENVDTSMVWSETDPTSTVYRGRESAVFDSVRAVFSQAYHDDVHMSIHMTISKGCPGDHDADYTLDYDDKRINNRNSREISFPVVGKFSLYPMGSDNYMSLIEEVVNNGIDRGVFAGSGHYTTYLQGDVHDVFDYLEYVAERAGKDVSHYIIEASLLCNLPEGESL from the coding sequence TTGTCAAAAAAAGAATATGTCTCGTATGGTAGTTGTGCAGTAGGCGTTCCTGGTTCAAAAGAAGGAATTGCCGGAATTAGATTCAACTTAGCACCAATGTCTGATGACTTTGTGGATATTATCCTATCTTCACTTGAAAATGTAGATACTTCAATGGTGTGGAGTGAAACTGATCCCACTTCAACGGTTTATCGTGGTAGAGAATCGGCTGTATTTGACAGCGTTCGAGCAGTATTTTCTCAAGCATATCATGATGATGTACATATGAGTATTCATATGACTATCTCGAAAGGTTGCCCAGGAGATCACGATGCAGACTACACGCTTGATTATGATGATAAGCGTATAAATAACCGCAACAGCCGCGAAATATCATTCCCCGTTGTTGGTAAGTTTTCGCTGTATCCAATGGGCTCTGATAACTATATGTCACTTATTGAAGAGGTTGTTAACAATGGGATTGACCGAGGTGTTTTTGCTGGAAGTGGACATTACACGACTTACTTACAAGGTGATGTACATGATGTCTTTGATTATTTAGAATATGTTGCAGAAAGGGCTGGCAAAGATGTTAGTCATTATATCATAGAAGCTTCTTTACTCTGTAACTTACCGGAAGGTGAATCATTATGA
- a CDS encoding IS3 family transposase (programmed frameshift) — translation MSTRRKRRSYSDEFKHQIVDLHKAGKPRNEIISEYELTPSTFDRWVRENTDSGSFKAQDNLTPEQKELRALKKRNAQLEMENDILKQAALIFGRRFEVIKANKHKYSISAMCRALKINRGSYYYEAKKKESESELEQAIIEEFARSNNAFGTRKLKPVLEKRGFTVSRRRIGRIMKKFHLVSKYNRPSYKPQRTGVNQARIENILNREFSQEEPMKVIVTDLTYVKVATKWFYVCFILDLFNREIIGYSAGPHKTADLVMQALATVKGDLHMVNTFHTDRGKEFDNHTIDELLDTFDIERSLSRKGNPYDNAVAESTYKSFKFEFVYDNRFDTLYELQVQLMDYVHWWNNFRPHGALNYESPIDYRKTWEEEQSENGRDKSFVYRSATESKQYEARTERVVLPL, via the exons ATGTCAACGCGCAGAAAGAGACGCAGTTACTCAGATGAATTTAAACATCAAATCGTAGACCTACACAAAGCAGGAAAACCAAGAAATGAAATCATTTCAGAATATGAACTAACCCCTTCCACTTTCGACCGCTGGGTCCGCGAGAATACTGACTCGGGTTCTTTCAAAGCTCAGGACAATCTGACCCCTGAACAAAAAGAACTGAGAGCTTTAAAGAAGCGAAATGCTCAATTGGAAATGGAAAATGATATTTTAAAGCAAGCGGCGCTGATATTCGGGCGAAGGT TCGAAGTAATCAAAGCAAACAAACATAAGTATTCTATATCAGCGATGTGCCGTGCCCTCAAAATTAACAGAGGATCTTATTATTATGAAGCCAAAAAGAAAGAAAGTGAATCAGAACTCGAACAAGCAATCATTGAAGAATTCGCAAGAAGTAATAATGCGTTCGGCACGCGGAAATTGAAACCTGTACTTGAAAAGAGAGGTTTTACTGTCTCTCGCCGTCGTATCGGTCGTATAATGAAAAAATTCCATCTCGTCTCAAAATATAACCGGCCGTCTTACAAACCCCAGAGAACCGGTGTTAATCAAGCTAGAATCGAAAACATCCTGAACCGTGAGTTCTCACAAGAAGAGCCGATGAAAGTGATCGTCACGGATTTGACTTACGTCAAAGTAGCTACTAAGTGGTTTTATGTATGTTTTATCCTTGATTTATTTAATCGTGAAATCATTGGTTATTCCGCTGGACCGCATAAGACCGCTGACTTAGTCATGCAGGCCCTGGCGACAGTTAAGGGCGATCTACATATGGTGAACACTTTTCATACCGATCGAGGAAAAGAATTTGATAACCATACGATCGATGAATTATTGGATACCTTTGACATTGAACGCTCGTTAAGTAGAAAAGGAAATCCGTATGACAATGCCGTAGCGGAATCGACATATAAATCGTTTAAGTTTGAATTTGTCTACGACAATCGATTCGATACACTCTATGAACTGCAGGTCCAACTTATGGACTACGTCCATTGGTGGAATAATTTCCGTCCGCATGGCGCACTAAACTACGAATCTCCCATAGACTATCGTAAAACTTGGGAAGAAGAACAGTCTGAAAATGGAAGAGATAAGTCATTCGTCTATCGGTCGGCCACTGAGTCAAAACAGTATGAGGCCAGGACGGAAAGGGTGGTCTTGCCCTTGTAG
- a CDS encoding IclR family transcriptional regulator, whose amino-acid sequence MSGSYKIIQSLARAFLIIDCFTEEVKELTLNEISEKVDLNINTTRGLVQTMLHYNYLSYDLQDKHYRLGSNFLEKVEIAQYDYTEKIIEMIRGDLQRIADQYFVSTRFHSVENLSITTLIERKPSRSRYMLSIHNQTDFPLTASASGKLILAHLSETHLNQVLSKVRWEKYGQGTITDPNILKKQLKDVTKNNVSIERDELGDGYASIAVPIFRDEQLVYTISVVSTTQLINDSYDALIQELRDIQETIHKLAEFQ is encoded by the coding sequence GTGTCTGGAAGTTATAAAATTATACAATCATTAGCAAGAGCATTTTTAATTATTGATTGTTTTACAGAAGAAGTAAAAGAATTGACATTAAATGAAATTAGTGAAAAAGTTGATTTAAATATTAATACGACACGTGGATTGGTTCAAACTATGCTGCACTATAATTATTTATCTTACGACTTACAAGATAAACATTATCGATTAGGGTCAAACTTTTTAGAAAAAGTTGAGATAGCACAGTATGATTATACGGAAAAAATTATTGAAATGATTCGTGGTGATTTACAGCGTATAGCAGATCAGTATTTTGTTTCTACTCGATTTCATAGTGTTGAAAATTTGAGTATTACCACTTTAATTGAACGTAAACCTAGTCGTTCGCGTTATATGCTCAGCATTCATAACCAAACAGATTTTCCACTAACGGCGTCCGCTTCTGGAAAGTTAATTCTAGCGCATTTATCCGAAACCCATTTAAATCAAGTTTTAAGTAAGGTACGATGGGAAAAATATGGACAAGGTACAATTACAGATCCCAATATTTTAAAAAAACAACTAAAGGATGTTACAAAAAATAATGTTTCAATTGAACGAGATGAGCTTGGAGATGGCTATGCTAGTATTGCTGTTCCAATTTTTAGGGACGAACAGTTGGTTTATACAATCTCCGTTGTTTCAACAACTCAGTTAATTAATGATTCATATGATGCATTAATTCAGGAGTTAAGAGACATTCAAGAAACCATTCATAAACTAGCTGAATTTCAATGA
- a CDS encoding 5-oxoprolinase subunit PxpA, whose translation MYKVDLNADLGESYGNYTIGDDSAIIPLISSANVACGFHAGDPLVMMDTLLKIKESGSTGLGAHPSYPDRQGFGRRYMDMSKDEVRAFLLYQLAAIDGLAKTVGLTLNHVKPHGALYNQTFKDIELAETIAQTVKEFNPNLKLVGLANNHLVKAGEAIGLNIVHEVFADRAYESDGTLVDRRKEGAMITDTKHAVERVIRMVKEGKVTSIDGKDISIQADSICVHGDGEKALIFVREIIKGLKEDNIMINTF comes from the coding sequence ATGTATAAAGTTGATTTAAATGCTGATTTAGGCGAAAGCTATGGGAATTATACTATTGGAGATGATTCAGCAATTATTCCATTAATTTCTTCTGCTAATGTAGCTTGTGGTTTTCATGCTGGCGATCCGTTAGTTATGATGGATACACTTTTAAAAATAAAAGAAAGTGGCTCAACAGGTCTAGGAGCACATCCCAGTTATCCAGATCGACAAGGGTTTGGACGTCGTTACATGGATATGTCGAAAGATGAAGTTCGAGCATTTCTATTATACCAATTAGCTGCAATAGACGGATTAGCAAAGACTGTTGGTTTAACGTTAAATCATGTTAAACCACATGGCGCACTTTACAACCAAACATTTAAAGATATTGAACTAGCTGAAACCATCGCCCAAACAGTGAAAGAATTTAATCCTAACTTAAAATTAGTAGGATTAGCGAATAACCACTTAGTCAAAGCAGGAGAAGCAATTGGTTTAAATATTGTACACGAAGTTTTTGCTGACAGAGCTTATGAATCTGACGGTACATTAGTTGATCGCCGTAAAGAAGGTGCCATGATAACCGATACTAAACATGCAGTTGAACGTGTTATTCGTATGGTAAAAGAAGGAAAGGTAACCAGTATTGACGGTAAAGATATTTCCATCCAAGCAGATAGTATCTGTGTACATGGAGATGGAGAAAAAGCCCTTATTTTTGTTCGTGAAATTATAAAAGGATTAAAGGAAGATAATATTATGATTAACACATTTTAA
- a CDS encoding acetyl-CoA carboxylase biotin carboxylase subunit, with the protein MVPKVLVANRGEIAVRIIRTLKEKNMKSVAIYSVDDKDSLHVALADEAYCIGPASSSESYLNIERILSAAKISQADAIHPGYGFLAENETFVQRCEEEGFKFIGPSGKLIGLMGNKAKARDTVGKNGLPIIPGSEGPIRDANEGLIIAKEIGYPVVVKAVSGGGGKGMRLIESEKEFKRLFHEARKEAMSSFNDSRVYLERFITDARHIEVQILGDGKGQAVHLFERDCSIQNHNQKIIEEAPAVILDDSTRTYITELTAKVMANLHYESAGTVEYLYVEKEKAFYFMEMNTRIQVEHTISEMITGIDIVEQQLEVAFNGRLTVNQSDIHMNGVAIEVRINAENPRNNFMPSPGKVELLHLSQGHHVRIDTHLYHGFTISPHYDAMIAKIITYGHNRSAAISKMRRVLSETVIGPVETNLDFQAYIMDHPKYQANDLNIHFLKNNHIIEGGD; encoded by the coding sequence ATTGTGCCAAAAGTTCTTGTCGCCAACCGAGGTGAAATTGCTGTCCGAATTATTAGAACGCTAAAAGAGAAAAATATGAAAAGTGTGGCCATTTATAGTGTAGACGATAAAGACAGTTTACATGTTGCTTTAGCGGATGAAGCTTACTGTATTGGTCCAGCAAGTAGTTCGGAAAGTTATTTAAATATCGAACGGATTTTGTCCGCAGCTAAAATAAGCCAAGCAGATGCCATTCATCCGGGTTATGGTTTCTTAGCTGAAAATGAAACGTTTGTTCAACGATGTGAAGAAGAAGGCTTTAAATTTATTGGACCAAGCGGCAAATTAATTGGACTTATGGGGAATAAAGCAAAAGCTCGTGATACTGTTGGGAAAAATGGTTTACCGATTATACCAGGTAGCGAAGGCCCAATTAGAGATGCAAATGAAGGGTTAATCATTGCCAAAGAAATCGGTTATCCAGTGGTGGTAAAAGCTGTTTCTGGAGGTGGCGGTAAAGGAATGCGCTTAATTGAATCTGAAAAAGAATTTAAGCGATTATTTCATGAAGCTCGAAAAGAGGCAATGAGTTCATTCAATGATAGTCGTGTTTATCTTGAGCGTTTTATTACTGATGCTCGCCATATTGAAGTACAGATTTTGGGAGATGGAAAAGGACAAGCCGTTCATTTATTTGAAAGGGATTGTTCCATTCAAAATCATAATCAGAAAATTATAGAAGAAGCACCTGCAGTTATATTAGACGATTCTACAAGGACTTATATCACAGAATTAACGGCTAAAGTAATGGCAAATTTACATTATGAGAGTGCTGGTACAGTTGAATATTTATATGTTGAAAAGGAAAAAGCTTTTTATTTCATGGAAATGAATACACGAATCCAAGTAGAACATACTATTTCTGAGATGATTACTGGCATTGATATTGTGGAACAACAATTAGAAGTAGCCTTTAACGGACGCTTAACGGTTAATCAATCCGACATCCATATGAATGGTGTAGCAATCGAAGTTCGAATAAATGCTGAAAATCCTAGAAATAACTTTATGCCTTCACCAGGTAAAGTAGAATTACTGCACTTAAGTCAAGGGCATCATGTGCGAATAGATACACATTTATATCATGGATTTACAATATCACCACATTACGATGCGATGATTGCGAAAATAATCACCTATGGCCATAATCGATCAGCCGCTATTTCAAAAATGAGACGTGTTCTTAGCGAAACAGTCATAGGACCAGTAGAAACAAATTTAGATTTTCAAGCATATATTATGGATCATCCTAAATATCAGGCGAATGATCTCAATATTCACTTTTTAAAAAATAATCACATTATTGAAGGAGGAGACTAA
- a CDS encoding 2-dehydropantoate 2-reductase N-terminal domain-containing protein has protein sequence MNITVLGAGNTGLAMAAHAVEQGNQVTLWNRFEEEIIDLLQTNTIHTTGEVEGSFQLDLVTTDMKDALRDPELILITTPSFVHRYFAEELAKYLTNDSLILLCPGRTYGALEFVEVFKTFNRETKPTVAETQTAIYTCRKTSDDSVEILSIKSNVLFSALDHSINQSIYNQLPSYIKAQLAPADTIIETSIGSVGMIMHCCVLQ, from the coding sequence ATGAATATAACCGTTTTAGGAGCAGGAAATACTGGACTAGCAATGGCAGCTCATGCTGTTGAACAAGGTAACCAAGTTACTTTATGGAATCGATTTGAAGAAGAAATTATTGATTTACTTCAAACAAATACGATCCACACAACTGGAGAAGTAGAGGGATCTTTTCAACTAGATTTAGTTACAACAGATATGAAAGATGCTCTGAGAGATCCAGAACTCATCTTGATAACCACACCATCTTTTGTTCACCGTTATTTTGCTGAAGAATTGGCAAAATACCTAACCAATGACTCGCTCATTTTATTGTGTCCTGGAAGAACCTATGGCGCATTAGAATTTGTAGAAGTATTCAAGACATTTAATCGTGAAACAAAACCCACTGTAGCTGAAACTCAAACAGCTATTTATACCTGTCGCAAAACAAGTGACGATTCCGTAGAAATCTTATCCATAAAATCAAATGTACTTTTTTCTGCACTGGATCATTCCATTAACCAATCGATTTATAACCAATTACCATCATATATAAAAGCGCAACTCGCTCCTGCAGATACAATAATTGAAACTTCAATTGGAAGTGTCGGCATGATTATGCATTGTTGTGTTTTGCAATAG
- a CDS encoding NRAMP family divalent metal transporter, translated as MNNDKTLLETEADNRKLKSNLLTSIFLMITSAIGPGYLTQTANFTEQLGANFAFAIMLAIVIAFAAQVNVWRVLSVTGMYAQDLSNKVLPGLGYVVSFFIVLGGLAFNIGNVGGSGLGLNAIFGIDYTIGAVITGIIAILIFISKNGQSLVDQFIKILGVVMLILALYVAVVTKPPVGEALQSMIRPQNIESLILPIITLVGGTVGGYISFSGGHKLIDAGITGVKNAKIASNSATFAILGSGVMRLLLFFVFLGVVSSGVGLDPSNPAASGFEIALGRPGEIIFGIILFSAGISSVIGAAYTSASFLKTFHPLLEKYNNLVIIGFIVFSTIVYAFIGQPVMLLILAGSLNGLILPLTLGTILIGANRKNIVGDDYKHPIWLTVLGVIAAVATLYLGIQSLSGITALWQG; from the coding sequence ATGAATAATGACAAAACACTTTTAGAAACTGAAGCTGATAATAGAAAATTGAAAAGTAATCTATTAACAAGTATCTTTTTAATGATTACATCCGCAATTGGACCTGGATACTTAACTCAAACGGCAAATTTTACAGAGCAACTAGGTGCTAATTTTGCTTTTGCTATTATGTTAGCTATTGTAATTGCATTTGCAGCTCAAGTTAACGTATGGCGTGTATTATCTGTAACTGGAATGTATGCACAAGATTTATCGAATAAAGTTTTACCTGGATTAGGATATGTTGTTAGTTTCTTTATTGTATTAGGTGGATTAGCATTTAATATTGGTAACGTAGGTGGATCAGGTTTAGGTTTAAATGCTATTTTCGGTATAGACTACACAATTGGTGCTGTTATAACAGGAATTATTGCTATACTTATTTTTATCTCAAAAAACGGACAATCTTTAGTTGATCAATTTATTAAAATCCTTGGTGTAGTAATGCTAATATTAGCGCTATATGTAGCGGTTGTTACAAAACCACCAGTAGGAGAAGCATTGCAAAGTATGATTAGACCTCAAAATATTGAAAGTCTGATTTTACCTATAATTACATTAGTTGGAGGTACAGTTGGTGGGTATATTTCATTCTCTGGTGGTCATAAATTAATTGATGCAGGAATTACGGGTGTTAAAAATGCAAAAATTGCTTCGAATTCTGCAACATTTGCTATTTTAGGTTCTGGTGTAATGCGTTTGTTACTATTCTTTGTGTTTTTAGGTGTTGTTTCATCAGGCGTTGGATTAGATCCTAGTAACCCAGCAGCGTCAGGATTTGAAATTGCCTTAGGTCGTCCAGGTGAAATTATTTTTGGGATCATTCTTTTTTCTGCAGGAATTTCTTCAGTAATTGGTGCGGCTTATACAAGTGCATCATTCTTGAAAACATTTCATCCGTTATTAGAAAAATATAATAACTTAGTTATTATAGGTTTTATAGTGTTTTCAACAATAGTATATGCCTTTATTGGACAACCCGTTATGTTATTAATTTTAGCCGGATCATTAAATGGCTTAATTTTACCTCTCACTTTAGGTACAATACTAATAGGAGCTAACCGAAAAAATATCGTAGGGGATGATTACAAACATCCTATATGGTTAACTGTGTTAGGTGTTATTGCAGCTGTTGCTACATTATACTTAGGAATTCAGTCATTAAGTGGTATAACAGCTCTGTGGCAAGGTTAA